In Terriglobus aquaticus, the genomic window CAAAGACCGCCGCTATCGTCTGCAATCGCGACTCCGCTCTTGCCGAGGTGGCTGACATCACCATCACGGCCGAGGTAGGCCCGGAAGTAATCAGCGGTTCCACCCGGCTGAAAGCCTCCTCCGCCCAGAAGATGATCACCAATATGATCACCACGGGCGCGATGACGCGGCTTGGCTATGTGTACGACAACCTGATGGTCAACGTACACATGAAGAACGCCAAGCTGGTCGAGCGCGGCATCAACGTGCTCATGCGGCTGACCGGCGTGGACCGCGAAACCGCAATCCGAACCATCAAGTCCTCCGGCAAGTCCATTCCCCTCGCCGCGGTGATGCTCAAGGCGGGTGTCGACAAGATGGAAGCTCTCCGCCGGCTGCAGAAAGCTGACGGAAACGTCCGGCTGGCCATCGAAGACTCACGCCTCGAACTCTAGCGTTTCATCCCATCTGGTCTCAGCCCGGTCCTTGGCCGGGCTGAACTGTTGTATCTAGACTGCGAAGGGCTCGGTCAGGCTGTGACTCTGGGGTGTGAACCACTCGCCACCGTTTGGCGTTACGACCATGTCATCTTCCAGGCGCACACCGAATTCGCCGCTCAGGTAAATGCCAGGTTCGTCGCTAAAGGTCATGTTCGCCTGCATGGGCGTGGCATTTCCGCGCACCAGGTACGTCCACTCGTGCATGTCCATGCCGATGCCATGCCCCAGCCGGTGCGTGAACGTCTTGTAGTCCGGTCCAAAACCCGCGTCGGTGATCACCTTACGCGCCGCTGCATCGACGCTCTGGCACTCGTTCCCGCTCTTCGCCGCCTCCCGCGCCGCAGTCTGCGCTTTCCGCACCACCTCAAACACCCGCTGCATCTTGTCCGTCGGTGTGCCGTACACGAACGTGCGCGAGATATCGGAGTAGTAGCCCTCCACCGTGCATCCATCGTCGATCAGCACAATGTCGTTTTCGCGAATCACCTGCGGGGTCACCGACCCATGCGGCAGGGCGCTGTAGATGCCCGTCTCGCACGACGCAAAACCCGGAAACCCAACGCGGCTGTACGCTGCCGCAACCAGCGCACTGAAGTCGCTGGTCGCCATTCCGGGATGGCCCGCCTTCCATGCGGCTTCATACACCTCAAACGTCACCTGGTTCGCCAGTCGCATCAGGGCGAGTTCGGCTGGGCTCTTGATCATGCGGCAGCCCGCGCTCACCGGCGTCCCATCCACGATGTGCCAACCCGGGCAGGCCTTAGCAATGCCGTCTGCAAATACAAAGGGCGTCTTCTCCTCAATGCCCAGCGATCCGGTGCGCAGCCCTGCGTCCATCAGTCCCTTGCTCACCAGCTTGTACGGGCTCTCATTCTCCAGCCACGTGTACACGCGAATGGTATCGCCACCCGGCACTGTGGACAGCCGCTCGCGCACCCGCGCTTCCTCGAAGAAAGGACACACGATGAATGCCGCGCCGCGTGCAGGGATCACGTAGGCCATCATGCGCTCACTATTGCCCCAGCGCAGACCTGTGAAGTAGACCAGCGAGGTGCCGCCCGCCAGCAGAAGCGCGCCCATCTTCTGCTGTTGCAGCAGCTCTTGGGCCCGCTGCACACGCCGCGCACGCTCGTCGTTGCTGATCGGTACGGCTTCGCTTTTGCGGTTCTTCAGCGCAGCGATGGAAGGCGGCAACGCACGGTTTGCATCAGCGTGATCCGGGACGCGCTGAGCCTGTAGGCCGTCACTGACCATCGCTCCGGTTGCAATCAGACTGCTCTGCAGAAAGCGGCGACGCTGCATCGCTGACTCCTTCTTCTCGCGTCACCTGTTTGGTGCGCGCTTGCCTCTAGGTGTGTTCTTTCAACATACACGCACGTTGAATTCGCCCAGTGCTGGCGCAACCTTTTGCACGCTTGGGGTCTATGAGTACAGAGCGCGGCACACAAGCCGCCGACACAAAAGGAGCACTCGCATGAAGCACGCACTGTTTACCGCTGCACTCATCCTTGGTTCTCTCACCTCTGCTTCTGCGATGGCCCAGGCGCCTGCACAGGACCCTGCGCCCGCGCAGCAGCAGCGCCAAATGCACCACGACCCACACCGCCAGGCCATGCACCTGAGCAAGAAGCTCGGCCTCTCCGCCGATCAGACTGCCAAGCTGGAGCCGATCCTGGCCCAGCACCGCGACCAAGTGGAGGCGCTGCGGCAGAACACGGCTCTCACGGCCGAGCAGCGGCACGCGCAGATGCGCGATCTGAACCGCAACACGCACCAGCAACTGGCAGGCGTACTCACCCCCGACCAGATGCAGCAGTGGAAGGCGATGCGCAAGGAGCACAAGCATCGTGAGGATGCAGGAGCGTCCGCGCCCACCGGTGTCTAACCCGTTTTCTCCCGGGTCTGACAAGAACGGCTGCCGACCCGGCAGCCGTTC contains:
- a CDS encoding M24 family metallopeptidase, giving the protein MQRRRFLQSSLIATGAMVSDGLQAQRVPDHADANRALPPSIAALKNRKSEAVPISNDERARRVQRAQELLQQQKMGALLLAGGTSLVYFTGLRWGNSERMMAYVIPARGAAFIVCPFFEEARVRERLSTVPGGDTIRVYTWLENESPYKLVSKGLMDAGLRTGSLGIEEKTPFVFADGIAKACPGWHIVDGTPVSAGCRMIKSPAELALMRLANQVTFEVYEAAWKAGHPGMATSDFSALVAAAYSRVGFPGFASCETGIYSALPHGSVTPQVIRENDIVLIDDGCTVEGYYSDISRTFVYGTPTDKMQRVFEVVRKAQTAAREAAKSGNECQSVDAAARKVITDAGFGPDYKTFTHRLGHGIGMDMHEWTYLVRGNATPMQANMTFSDEPGIYLSGEFGVRLEDDMVVTPNGGEWFTPQSHSLTEPFAV